From a region of the Candidatus Eisenbacteria bacterium genome:
- a CDS encoding tetratricopeptide repeat protein, whose translation IAVHPDEPYFLTMRAQSLLAAGDADGALEHLARAARGAPDYGLPLCMMGDILFDQKRAPEGAVAHWTDAVARDPKDVRPQMRLSDWYLASRQFERAIDVSQRALEIDPRLEWAHLNIARAYAEMGQLELAIDWTKRAIRVNSRSVDALDLLGLARLSRGEPGEAAKIFEKAIRIRPTDAVLTHAGIAHAHMKNAERAIALLERALEMNPRNPEANYQIGLLLEGRGDRGRGVEHLRRAARLGFPPAEQALRARGAAW comes from the coding sequence GATCGCCGTCCATCCCGACGAGCCGTACTTCCTCACGATGCGGGCCCAGTCCCTGCTCGCCGCCGGCGACGCGGACGGGGCCCTGGAGCATCTGGCCCGCGCCGCGCGAGGCGCGCCGGACTACGGGCTTCCGCTCTGCATGATGGGCGACATCCTGTTCGATCAGAAGCGCGCTCCGGAAGGCGCGGTCGCCCACTGGACCGACGCGGTCGCGCGGGATCCGAAGGATGTGCGGCCACAAATGAGGCTGAGCGATTGGTATCTCGCCAGCCGGCAGTTCGAGCGCGCGATCGACGTCTCCCAGAGGGCGCTCGAGATCGACCCCCGGCTCGAGTGGGCCCATCTCAACATCGCCCGCGCCTACGCCGAGATGGGCCAACTCGAACTCGCGATCGACTGGACCAAGAGAGCGATCCGCGTCAACTCCCGATCGGTCGATGCCCTGGACCTCCTCGGCCTCGCGCGCCTGAGCCGCGGCGAGCCGGGGGAGGCGGCGAAGATCTTCGAGAAGGCGATCCGGATCCGCCCGACGGACGCGGTTCTCACGCACGCCGGGATCGCCCACGCGCACATGAAGAACGCCGAGCGGGCGATCGCGCTGCTCGAGCGCGCTCTCGAGATGAACCCGAGGAATCCGGAAGCGAACTACCAGATCGGGCTGCTCCTCGAAGGGAGGGGCGACCGCGGCCGCGGAGTCGAGCATCTCCGCCGGGCCGCCCGCCTCGGCTTCCCCCCCGCGGAGCAGGCGCTGCGCGCGCGGGGGGCCGCATGGTGA
- a CDS encoding class I SAM-dependent methyltransferase, whose protein sequence is MSLQPAGGKPRRWAGGIIRRLAPGFGSRREFDRYVRQWVLPPDLPESDLSSFRPRDRIGHGGIDLRPDEQLALLARWKTSRADLFRSLREDPRINTRCPGQDRIHNGTYPTPDAEIYAAMILDHRPPSIVEIGAGYSTMIARKVSSEHGLQSRITVIDPEPRADVRGHADVIINRRVEEIGADHLPLDGGALLFIDSSHIARARGDIPQIYNKILPSVPAGTLVHVHDVFIPYDYPFLYQKRLYTEQYVLHALLAHSRRYRVVMATHFLSREHTSEMQAVFGPAVGTDDLYWGASLWFQVE, encoded by the coding sequence ATGTCTCTGCAACCGGCGGGCGGCAAACCGAGGCGATGGGCGGGCGGGATCATCCGGCGGCTCGCTCCGGGTTTCGGATCCCGGAGGGAGTTCGATCGGTATGTCCGGCAGTGGGTGTTGCCCCCCGATCTCCCGGAGTCCGACCTGTCGAGCTTCCGGCCTCGGGATCGGATCGGCCACGGGGGGATCGACCTGCGCCCGGACGAGCAGCTGGCCCTCCTCGCCAGGTGGAAGACCTCGCGCGCCGATCTCTTCCGGTCGCTCCGCGAGGACCCGCGCATCAACACGAGGTGTCCGGGCCAGGATCGAATCCACAACGGCACCTATCCGACGCCCGACGCGGAGATCTACGCGGCGATGATCCTCGACCATCGTCCGCCGAGCATCGTCGAGATCGGGGCGGGGTATAGCACGATGATCGCGAGGAAGGTCTCCTCGGAGCATGGCCTCCAATCGCGGATCACGGTGATCGATCCCGAGCCGAGGGCCGATGTGAGGGGGCATGCCGACGTGATCATCAATCGCCGCGTGGAGGAGATCGGCGCGGATCATCTCCCCCTCGACGGGGGCGCGCTGCTCTTCATCGACTCGAGTCATATCGCGCGCGCCCGGGGCGACATCCCGCAGATCTACAACAAGATCCTCCCTTCGGTCCCCGCGGGGACGCTCGTCCACGTCCACGATGTCTTCATCCCGTACGACTATCCGTTCCTGTACCAGAAGAGGCTCTACACGGAGCAGTACGTCCTTCACGCGCTCCTGGCCCACTCGCGGAGATACCGGGTCGTCATGGCCACGCACTTCCTGTCGCGGGAGCACACGAGCGAGATGCAGGCCGTCTTCGGCCCGGCGGTGGGGACGGACGATCTCTACTGGGGAGCCTCGCTCTGGTTCCAGGTGGAGTGA